In Oncorhynchus tshawytscha isolate Ot180627B linkage group LG06, Otsh_v2.0, whole genome shotgun sequence, the following are encoded in one genomic region:
- the LOC112252112 gene encoding interferon-induced protein 44-like isoform X1: MELKLHCLTYMMKFWLRIKRLNNETAQQTTPTETNVIPTMNPKLTQEQEKQLCSLLGNIKLSLLFKASIHSYTGAAFHQKCDHQGPTVSVGYNSTGFVFGGYTSKDHDVAKQGQYIQDDKAFLFSLTGRNPVRYPVTNAQRAVKMHNTTGPYFGEALLFMNANTATVISAPGNYYNFNAAEMHGNNLNLTECEVYKVEEGGNIIEKPWRTILWKAERRKELMESVKRFRPMISSVGQARVLLIGPVGAGKSSFFNSVNSIFRGHVTSQAISGNSGTSLTTQFRTYSVKAGRDGKPLPIILCDTMGMEEATGAGLDVDDISSILKGHVPDRYRFNPSVPLQADAHEFQQSVNLHKRIHCVVYVMDTCKVSIMSTKLEEKLAAIRRRVNLLGIPQLVLLTKVDEACPCVADNLRNVYNSQYIKTKAQEVSGRLGVPMSCIVPVKNYSEELELDMSCDILLLSALIQMLRFADNYFDDVNDQEKHD; encoded by the exons atggagctgaaacttcactgcttgacatatATGATGAAATTCTGGTTGAGAATAAAAcgactgaacaacgaaacagcacagcaa ACTACCCCTACTGAGACCAACGTGATCCCCACCATGAACCCCAAACTGACCCAGGAACAGGAGAAACAGCTGTGTTCCTTACTGGGAAACATCAAACTCAGCCTGCTGTTCAAGGCCAGTATACATAGCTACACAGGAGCAGCCTTTCACCAAAAATGTGACCACCAAGGTCCCACAGTCTCTGTAGGATATAACTCCACAGGGTTTGTTTTTGGAGGCTACACAAGTAAAGATCATGACGTAGCCAAGCAAGGCCAGTACATACAGGATGACAAAGCCTTTTTGTTTAGTTTAACTGGTAGAAATCCTGTCAGGTATCCCGTCACAAATGCCCAACGTGCAGTCAAAATGCATAACACAACTGGCCCTTACTTTGGGGAGGCTTTGCTGTTTATGAACGCTAACACAGCTACAGTGATCAGCGCTCCAGGAAACTACTacaacttcaatgctgcagaaatgcatGGCAATAACCTTAACCTAACTGAGTGTGAGGTGTATAAAGTGGAAG aaGGTGGTAACATCATAGAAAAGCCATGGAGGACAATTCTTTGGAAAGCTGA GAGGAGAAAGGAGCTGATGGAGTCTGTTAAGCGCTTCAGGCCCATGATCAGTTCTGTGGGTCAGGCTAGAGTTCTACTCATCGGCCCCGTCGGCGCTGGAAAGTCCAGCTTTTTCAACTCTGTCAACTCCATCTTCCGAGGCCATGTGACCAGCCAGGCCATATCGGGCAATTCTGGAACCAGTCTGACCACTCAG TTTCGCACCTACTCAGTTAAGGCTGGACGCGATGGCAAACCGCTGCCAATCATTTTGTGTGACACGATGGGAATGGAGGAGGCCACAGGGGCGGGGCTAGATGTGGATGACATCAGCAGCATTCTGAAAGGCCATGTGCCAGACAGATACCGG TTCAACCCATCAGTCCCTCTGCAAGCAGATGCCCACGAATTCCAGCAGTCAGTGAACCTGCATAAAAGGATCCACTGTGTGGTGTACGTCATGGACACCTGCAAAGTCTCCATTATGTCAACCAAACTAGAGGAGAAACTGGCAGCCATTCGCAGGAGGGTCAACCTGctag GCATCCCACAGCTGGTTCTTCTTACCAAGGTGGATGAGGCCTGTCCCTGTGTGGCTGACAACTTGAGGAACGTGTATAACAGCCAGTACATAAAGACCAAG GCCCAGGAGGTGAGTGGCCGTCTGGGGGTACCCATGTCCTGCATTGTCCCAGTAAAGAACTACAGTGAAGAGCTGGAGCTGGACATGAGCTGTGACATCCTGCTCCTCAGTGCCCTGATCCAGATGCTCCGCTTCGCAGACAACTACTTTGATGACGTCAACGACCAAGAGAAGCACGACTAG
- the LOC112252112 gene encoding interferon-induced protein 44-like isoform X3 — translation MESVKRFRPMISSVGQARVLLIGPVGAGKSSFFNSVNSIFRGHVTSQAISGNSGTSLTTQFRTYSVKAGRDGKPLPIILCDTMGMEEATGAGLDVDDISSILKGHVPDRYRFNPSVPLQADAHEFQQSVNLHKRIHCVVYVMDTCKVSIMSTKLEEKLAAIRRRVNLLGIPQLVLLTKVDEACPCVADNLRNVYNSQYIKTKAQEVSGRLGVPMSCIVPVKNYSEELELDMSCDILLLSALIQMLRFADNYFDDVNDQEKHD, via the exons ATGGAGTCTGTTAAGCGCTTCAGGCCCATGATCAGTTCTGTGGGTCAGGCTAGAGTTCTACTCATCGGCCCCGTCGGCGCTGGAAAGTCCAGCTTTTTCAACTCTGTCAACTCCATCTTCCGAGGCCATGTGACCAGCCAGGCCATATCGGGCAATTCTGGAACCAGTCTGACCACTCAG TTTCGCACCTACTCAGTTAAGGCTGGACGCGATGGCAAACCGCTGCCAATCATTTTGTGTGACACGATGGGAATGGAGGAGGCCACAGGGGCGGGGCTAGATGTGGATGACATCAGCAGCATTCTGAAAGGCCATGTGCCAGACAGATACCGG TTCAACCCATCAGTCCCTCTGCAAGCAGATGCCCACGAATTCCAGCAGTCAGTGAACCTGCATAAAAGGATCCACTGTGTGGTGTACGTCATGGACACCTGCAAAGTCTCCATTATGTCAACCAAACTAGAGGAGAAACTGGCAGCCATTCGCAGGAGGGTCAACCTGctag GCATCCCACAGCTGGTTCTTCTTACCAAGGTGGATGAGGCCTGTCCCTGTGTGGCTGACAACTTGAGGAACGTGTATAACAGCCAGTACATAAAGACCAAG GCCCAGGAGGTGAGTGGCCGTCTGGGGGTACCCATGTCCTGCATTGTCCCAGTAAAGAACTACAGTGAAGAGCTGGAGCTGGACATGAGCTGTGACATCCTGCTCCTCAGTGCCCTGATCCAGATGCTCCGCTTCGCAGACAACTACTTTGATGACGTCAACGACCAAGAGAAGCACGACTAG
- the LOC112252112 gene encoding interferon-induced protein 44-like isoform X2, whose product MNPKLTQEQEKQLCSLLGNIKLSLLFKASIHSYTGAAFHQKCDHQGPTVSVGYNSTGFVFGGYTSKDHDVAKQGQYIQDDKAFLFSLTGRNPVRYPVTNAQRAVKMHNTTGPYFGEALLFMNANTATVISAPGNYYNFNAAEMHGNNLNLTECEVYKVEEGGNIIEKPWRTILWKAERRKELMESVKRFRPMISSVGQARVLLIGPVGAGKSSFFNSVNSIFRGHVTSQAISGNSGTSLTTQFRTYSVKAGRDGKPLPIILCDTMGMEEATGAGLDVDDISSILKGHVPDRYRFNPSVPLQADAHEFQQSVNLHKRIHCVVYVMDTCKVSIMSTKLEEKLAAIRRRVNLLGIPQLVLLTKVDEACPCVADNLRNVYNSQYIKTKAQEVSGRLGVPMSCIVPVKNYSEELELDMSCDILLLSALIQMLRFADNYFDDVNDQEKHD is encoded by the exons ATGAACCCCAAACTGACCCAGGAACAGGAGAAACAGCTGTGTTCCTTACTGGGAAACATCAAACTCAGCCTGCTGTTCAAGGCCAGTATACATAGCTACACAGGAGCAGCCTTTCACCAAAAATGTGACCACCAAGGTCCCACAGTCTCTGTAGGATATAACTCCACAGGGTTTGTTTTTGGAGGCTACACAAGTAAAGATCATGACGTAGCCAAGCAAGGCCAGTACATACAGGATGACAAAGCCTTTTTGTTTAGTTTAACTGGTAGAAATCCTGTCAGGTATCCCGTCACAAATGCCCAACGTGCAGTCAAAATGCATAACACAACTGGCCCTTACTTTGGGGAGGCTTTGCTGTTTATGAACGCTAACACAGCTACAGTGATCAGCGCTCCAGGAAACTACTacaacttcaatgctgcagaaatgcatGGCAATAACCTTAACCTAACTGAGTGTGAGGTGTATAAAGTGGAAG aaGGTGGTAACATCATAGAAAAGCCATGGAGGACAATTCTTTGGAAAGCTGA GAGGAGAAAGGAGCTGATGGAGTCTGTTAAGCGCTTCAGGCCCATGATCAGTTCTGTGGGTCAGGCTAGAGTTCTACTCATCGGCCCCGTCGGCGCTGGAAAGTCCAGCTTTTTCAACTCTGTCAACTCCATCTTCCGAGGCCATGTGACCAGCCAGGCCATATCGGGCAATTCTGGAACCAGTCTGACCACTCAG TTTCGCACCTACTCAGTTAAGGCTGGACGCGATGGCAAACCGCTGCCAATCATTTTGTGTGACACGATGGGAATGGAGGAGGCCACAGGGGCGGGGCTAGATGTGGATGACATCAGCAGCATTCTGAAAGGCCATGTGCCAGACAGATACCGG TTCAACCCATCAGTCCCTCTGCAAGCAGATGCCCACGAATTCCAGCAGTCAGTGAACCTGCATAAAAGGATCCACTGTGTGGTGTACGTCATGGACACCTGCAAAGTCTCCATTATGTCAACCAAACTAGAGGAGAAACTGGCAGCCATTCGCAGGAGGGTCAACCTGctag GCATCCCACAGCTGGTTCTTCTTACCAAGGTGGATGAGGCCTGTCCCTGTGTGGCTGACAACTTGAGGAACGTGTATAACAGCCAGTACATAAAGACCAAG GCCCAGGAGGTGAGTGGCCGTCTGGGGGTACCCATGTCCTGCATTGTCCCAGTAAAGAACTACAGTGAAGAGCTGGAGCTGGACATGAGCTGTGACATCCTGCTCCTCAGTGCCCTGATCCAGATGCTCCGCTTCGCAGACAACTACTTTGATGACGTCAACGACCAAGAGAAGCACGACTAG